taaacttaGTTTTCATTTGCTCATACTCAACCCACTCAAAAtgagtgtttttttaaatctgtgtatAGGCCTGAAGCTGCCCAGCAGGCATTCCAAGGCCTGGGTCCTGGTTTCTCCGGTTACACACCCTATGGGTGGCTTCAGCTTTCCTGGTTCCAGCAGATATATGCACGACAGTACTACATGCAATAGTGAGTCCTTCCCGCTGTGCTGGGTGTGGCCAGGGCTCCCGGGAATTGAGAGGAATTTTATCCATGTTACCTGTAAAGTTCAGAATGGAGGGATGAATGTATTTTCATCAGTCTGCAGAGCCCTGCTCTGTTTGGTCTGTGGGTGGAGTAGAGTGTAAATGACAGCTGTTACCTGATTTGTATATTGACACAAGGGTGTTTTTGTCTGATACACAGTTTAGTGACTTTATTTAGAACATGTTACTTTCTTTTCAATTTGTGGTACCTTCAAAGTTTTGTGAAGATTTTAATTTGCTACTGTGCCATAATCTTACAGTGGCCTTGATGTTTAATTCCAGGTGAAATTCACCACGTGGCTTCTCTTAGAAAAGGCATTTATAGATATAGTTAGTAAGGAAGTTCTTCACTAAATTGAAGGAAAATCAAATGCATATCTACCTACTTCAAATTCTTAACAGTAAAAGACTGCTGTGTAAATAAGCCACAGCCTTCACGGTGCTTTGGTCTCAACAGTATCTGcctctgtcatttttattttagtttagcaGCCACTGCTGCATCGGGGGCTTTTGTTCCACCACCAAGTGCACAAGAGATACCTGTGGTCTCTGCACCTGCTCCAGCCCCTATTCACAACCAGTTTCCAGCTGAAAACCAGCCAGCCAATCAGAATGCTGCTCCTCAAGTGGTTGTTAATCCTGGAGCCAATCAAAATTTGCGGATGAATGCACAAGGTGGCCCTATTGTGGAAGAAGATGATGAAATAAATCGAGATTGGTTGGATTGGACCTATTCAGCAgctacattttctgtttttctcagtaTCCTCTACTTCTACTCCTCCCTGAGCAGATTCCTCATGGTCATGGGGGCCACCGTTGTTATGTACCTGTAAGCAGATGGTTTCTCTAATACAAATTACGCTACATTGTGTTCACACTAAGCAgattttgctcttttttgttttttgtgtttttttttttttttttttgagacagagtctcgctctgtcactcaggccagagTATAATGGCacgatcactgcaacctccgcttctcgggttcaagcgattctcttgcctcagcctcctgggtagttggtattacaggcacctgccaccacgcctggctaatttttgtatttctagtagagacggggttttgccatattggccaggctggtctcgaactcctgacctcaagtgatccgcccaccttggcctcccaaagtgctggttttacaggcgtgagccactgcgcctggccagatttgCTCTTTTTTGAGCAATCTCAGTTACTATAGAAGGAGGTGTGTTTAAATAGTATATCATtctgtggctgggcgcagtggctcacgcctgtgatcccagcactttgggaggccgaggcaggaggatcacatgaagccaagagttcaagaccatcctggccaatatggtgaaaccctgtctctactaaaaatacaaaaaattagccgggtatggtggcgcggGCCTGTGATTtacttgggtagctgaggcaggagaattgcttgaactgaggaggcagaggttgcagtgagccaagattgcaccactgtgctccagcctgggtgacagagcaagaccctgtcttagaataaatatataataaatagtatATCATTATGGCACTTTCAGTACAAGGAATTCATGCCTTGGTTGGTTGTATGGTCCCAAGAACATATCAATCCTGTATTAATACAAGAATATTCTCTTGTCCTCTAGATAAGCTACCTTACCTTCCAGGCTCACAAACCAGAATTATGTAGCCATACTGAGGCATGGAACAGcaaattgtatttgttttgaaTGAGAACATATTTGCCTTTATCAGGCCACAGCTGCCTTCCAGGGTAAAGGTCAGGCACTGACTGTTAGCATAGCCCTGAAAGGCAAGGGAATCTTCACATACCTGACATTTGGTTTTAGCTGTGGCCTGGAGCAGTACTCACCTGGGGGTGGTTTTGTACTCTCtctccccaggggacatttggcaatgtgtAGGTATTTTTGTTTGTCACATCTAGGGGAAGTGGTCCTGCTAGCATCTGGTTAGTAGAAGCAAGAGTGCTGCTGAATtttctacaatgcacaggacaactCCCACAGTAAATATTTGGCTCAATATGTCACTAGTGCGAAAGCTGAGAAAGCCTGGCCTAGAGTGATGAGTCTTCATGGTTGaaactaaaagaagaaattttcctttatagtaaaaatggatttttattttagcttttaaaaataaaaaataattagaatataatGAACACTCAAATATCCACAATTAAtcattgctaatattttgttatatttgttttaagACTTGGGATTTAATTGGTTTCTTCAAATCAAACATTTAGTTAATATTTTCTATAGTCTCTAGAATCATATATTTAAATGACCAAATGTAGGTTGtcattatgttatatataatgaTAGTTTTGTAGGTATATGCTTTCTCCCCACTTTGTGCAGGTTTTCAAGGGCAAGGTTTAGTTCAtataaataagcatttattgagtgcatacCATGTGCTAGGTGCTATTTATATTGCTGGGTGTGCAATGATGAATAAAACACAGTCACTCCCTTCAGTGGTCAAACGCCTCTGTAGATGGGTCTTGCAGTGAGCTTATCATCAGGGTACTGCTATGATTAGAGGTGGGGAGCCTTGGATTCTTGAGTAAGTCTCACTGTGACATCAGCTAAGATGGATTTTTATGTGCTTCCTTTGAAGGCATCACGTTGGGTGGTTTCCATTTAGACCGAGGCTGGTTCAGAACTTCCCAAATGATGGTCCTCCTCCTGACGTTGTAAATCAGGACCCCAACAATAACTTACAGGTATGGAGCCTCCCGTGAAGCCCAGGCAAGCTTGACATGATATGCCAGGCTCTCAAATCCGTAACCTTTAGATTTCCAGCTTGTGGTTTACCATTTTATTGGGCTAAATATTTCATGATTTGTTCACATTTCTTCTTAGAGCagcagctatttttaaaacattgaatgtGCCATCACATTCTATCACATATTTTTGACATGTGGCAATTTGCATTTTGGCTTaagtaaataacatttttttaaacccaCTATTTTGAGCGTTCAGTGGTCTGTAACAGTGTGTTATACCATAAGAACTGGTATGAAGTGGTTAACTACTAGTTTAATAATAGTTGaagcctgggtgtggtgactcatgcctgtaatcccagcactttgggagactgaggcaggtggatcacctgaggtcaggagttcaagaccagcctggccaacatggtgacaacccatctctactaaaaatataaaaattagccgtgccCGTATtctcagctgctagggaggctgaggcggaaagatggcttgaacttgggaggtggaggtagcagtgagccaagattgcaccgctgcactccagcctgggtgacagagtgagactctgtctcaaaaataataatagttgcAGATCTAGTTGTTTCATTTGCTCTGCTATTTGCTGCCAGGAGTATTCAAAACTCTGACAACATCAACACGGTTGTGCTGTGGAAGCCTGAGAAAGAGCCCTATCCAGCCTAGGACATCATGCCCTGGGGTCCTGGCTGCCTGCTGCTGTGCCTATGGGGCGGGGGGCAGGGATTTACCCTGCCCTTTCCTAACATTATTTGGTATTCATCACAGCACTAATCGTTTTCTCATTGTGTTTCATTACCTGTAGGAAGGCACCGATCCTGAAACTGAAGACCCCAACCACCTCCCTCCAGACAGGGACGTGCTAGATGGCGAGCAGACCAGCCCCTCATTTATGAGCACAGCATGGCTTGTCTTCAAGACTTTCTTTGCCTCTCTTCTTCCAGAAGGCCCCCCAGCCATCGCAAACTGATGGTGTTTGTGCTGTAGCTGCTGGAGGCTTTGACAGGAATGGACTGCATCACCTGACTCCAGCTAGATTGCCTCTCCTGGACATGGCAATGATGAGTTCTTTAAAAACAGCGTGGATAATGATATGCTTTTGTGATCAAGCAAAAGCAGAAACGTGAAGCCGCGATACAAATTGGTGAACAAAAAATGCCCAAGGCTTCTCATGTCTTTATTCTGAAGAGCTTTAATATATACTGTATGTAGTTTAATAGGCACTGTAAGTAGAAGGCCTTAGGTGTCGCATGTTTATGCTTGAGGAACTTTTCcaaatgtgtgtgtctgcatgtgtgtttgtACATAGAAGTCATAGATGCAGAAGTGGTTCTGCTGGTACGATTTGATTCCTGTTGGAATGTTTAAATTACACTAAGTGTACTACTTTATATAATCAATGAAATTGCTAGACATGTTTTAGCAGGACTTTTCTAGGAAAGACTTATgtataattgctttttaaaatgcagtgctTTACTTTAAACTAAGGGGAACTTTGCGGAGGTGAAAACCTTTGCTGGGTTTTCTGTTCAATAAAGTTTTACTATGAATGACCCTGGGAGAGACTCCTATCATCCTAGCAGTTTACTCTGCGTTTGTTGTATCTAGATAGTCAACAGTTGAGTTGCCAGTGTTTAACCTGAATGCTTGTTTTTCCAAAGAGGACTGTTTGTGCCAGTAAGAATGATCAGGTAAGGCCATGAAAGTTTTTgttggtgtttgtttttgagatggggtctcgctttgttccTTGGGCCAGAGTACATTGGCTACTCAGAAGTGGGATGGTAGCGGGCtacagccccaaactcctggcttaagccacctcttgcctcagcctcctgggcagctgggactacaggcatgcaccatcacattcagcttaaaagttttaatttactAAGAATATACCTGTGTTTCCCCCATTTCGTGATTTAAACAGTGCTTGCTTATATAGGAACCCATCAAAGTTAAATTCCCCACATTTAAAGTTAGTAGTTAGTGGTTTCACCTTGGCAAATCTGCAATAGTTTCACCTGCTCAAATTTCATGCTTTTTGTAAGCTGAGCTTATGTTTGTAATTTTAATCCTTTAAATACTACTGTGGTGACtaatcattttttttgttttttggtggtggttttgttttgagacggagtctcgctctgtcacccaggctggagtgcagtggtacgatctcagctcactgcaaccttcgcctcctggggtcaagcgattctcctgcctcagcctcccgagtagctaggattacaggcgcccaccacaacgcccggctaatttttttgtatttttagtagagacgaggttttaccatgttggccaggctggtctcaaattcctgacctcaggtgatctgcccgccttagcctcccaaagtgctgggattacaggcgtgagccaccgtgcccagccagcaacTAATCTTTAAAGcacagttttatatatttttacatgagTAATGTTATGGTAGGTGTTCTACTTGGCAAAGTAAATCAGCCTTTTGTGATCATTTAAATGAATCCTTATTGTAAACATTGTTTACATAAGATAAACATTCACTAAACAACTCATGGCAAGACGCTGGGTAGGTACAAAGATGTCTTATGTGTGGTTATGCTTTCAAAGCCAACTGAAACCCTTTTGTAAGGAGTTAAATAGCAAAAAGTTTCAATTAACTGTGTGCCTCTGGAACAGAACTATCAGAAGGCAATGAATATTCACAAATTGCGAAGAGATAATTTGCTTCAAGGAAGAAATGACTTGTAACTAGAGTGGGTATGAAATGATGGGGGAAAAATGATGAGGTGTGAAATTACTCACCTTCTTTCCAGTTCAAGGAAAGAAGGGTAGCAGCAGGAGTAAAAGCTCAGCCACAGGATGTGCTCTTCCTGCCAAACAGCTGGATTCTGCACATGCTTGGGAATGAGGTCCTGCTAGTTTAGGAAAACGAACATTAAGGATTCCCAAAGTCTTGGGTGGAAAAGCCTGTTTCTTTTCAGAGGCAAGGCCATCACCATTTGGCAAAGGGTGCAAGGCCCCAGGCAGCTGTGGTACCATCTGCTTCTAAAGGAGCCGAGGTTTCACCCCCTGAAATATCAGTTTGTGGCTTAAACTCTAGGTTCTACAGGTCCAAAATAAATAGTGCCAGGAAGGTGCCCCTGAACAGAGATGTCCAGGGTTCAGATTGGCACCCCATCTGCACGGGGGCAAACGGGACTCTCAGCAATTAAGGCCTAAGACGGCTGACAGGTGGGACATGGCAGAAATTCAGGGCTTCCACCACAGCTGCTCAATGTGGCATGATCATGGGCCACACACCACTCTGAATACTTAGGAAATTATTGGTTTGGACCTTTATTAAGTAGCaaataactgaaaaaacaaaaccccagatATCAGTTCTGGCTATAGCAGCTTTCTAAGTCTGTGTTTTTAAGGTGTAATTTCTTAAATCCTAGTTCTGTAGAAGAAACACTCCACCCCCGCCCCTAAAAAATGAGCTTCATGATCAAGTACATTTTGGAACCCGCAGGTTGATCCAAATTCATAAATTTCTTCACTGCAGGCTTTCTGGGGCCTTTAATATGCCTGAAGCTGGGGCTTTCTCTTCCTGAGAACGGCCTAGGACTATCCATGTGCCTCATTTTGGGAAATTTAGTAATGAGTTACTAAATCAACACTTCCTTTGGCATTCTACATAGCAAACATACTTTGTTAGATGTGACATCTTACACAATAAACAATGgagataaacttttttaaaatttatttttggccaggcacggtggctcatgcctgtaataccgcactttgggaggccaaggcaggtggatcacttgaggtcaagagtttgagaccagcctggccaacgtggcgaaaccctgtctctactgaaaatacaaaaattagccaggcatggtggtgggcgcctgtaatcccagctgctcgggagactgaggcaggagaatcacttgaactcgggagggggaggttgcagtgagccaagaccgcgccattgcactccagcttgcgcgacagagtgagactctgtctcaataaataaataagtaaattatttcttatttatttatttatttttaccagtgCTCTACAtgttcagagaaacttctctggTAACCAACCATAGAAATGATCCCTGAAAGTACAGTCTTAGGAGATAAATATTCTTTCCATAGCCAGGAGGGAGACGAGAAGCCATACCTGTCTACAGTCTGACTGACAAAGGGGGAGGCTCCAGGTCCCCTGGAGAATCCCAGGTTTTATGGAATAATTACTTGGTCCTTTTCAAAGTACTTGAATGTATGTAGGATAGTCTCTGTCTTATCAGCCAGCCCTGCGATCTAGGtgttctcccattttgtagaggCTTGCAGAGATGAGAGACCTGTCTTAAGGTCTCAAACCCATAACTGGCAGATCTGAGACTATAAATACTCCCTCTCAGGAGTGGACCTCTTCTACAATTTTTTTAGCAGTCC
This genomic window from Macaca mulatta isolate MMU2019108-1 chromosome 20, T2T-MMU8v2.0, whole genome shotgun sequence contains:
- the HERPUD1 gene encoding homocysteine-responsive endoplasmic reticulum-resident ubiquitin-like domain member 1 protein isoform X5 encodes the protein MESETEPEPVTLLVKSPNQRHRDLELSGDRSWSVGHLKAHLSRVYPERPRPQEKRHVLHLVCNVKSPSKMPEVSAKVAESTEQPAGSNRGQYPEDSSSDGLRQREVLRNLSSPEWENISRPEAAQQAFQGLGPGFSGYTPYGWLQLSWFQQIYARQYYMQYLAATAASGAFVPPPSAQEIPVVSAPAPAPIHNQFPAENQPANQNAAPQVVVNPGANQNLRMNAQGGPIVEEDDEINRDWLDWTYSAATFSVFLSILYFYSSLSRFLMVMGATVVMYLHHVGWFPFRPRLVQNFPNDGPPPDVVNQDPNNNLQEGTDPETEDPNHLPPDRDVLDGEQTSPSFMSTAWLVFKTFFASLLPEGPPAIAN
- the HERPUD1 gene encoding homocysteine-responsive endoplasmic reticulum-resident ubiquitin-like domain member 1 protein isoform X7 — its product is MESETEPEPVTLLVKSPNQRHRDLELSGDRSWSVGHLKAHLSRVYPERPRPEDQRLIYSGKLLLDHQCLRDLLPKEKRHVLHLVCNVKSPSKMPEVSAKVAESTEQPAGSNRGQYPEDSSSDGLRQREVLRNLSSPEWENISRPEAAQQAFQGLGPGFSGYTPYGWLQLSWFQQIYARQYYMQYILYFYSSLSRFLMVMGATVVMYLHHVGWFPFRPRLVQNFPNDGPPPDVVNQDPNNNLQEGTDPETEDPNHLPPDRDVLDGEQTSPSFMSTAWLVFKTFFASLLPEGPPAIAN
- the HERPUD1 gene encoding homocysteine-responsive endoplasmic reticulum-resident ubiquitin-like domain member 1 protein isoform X4, whose translation is MESETEPEPVTLLVKSPNQRHRDLELSGDRSWSVGHLKAHLSRVYPERPRPEDQRLIYSGKLLLDHQCLRDLLPKVAESTEQPAGSNRGQYPEDSSSDGLRQREVLRNLSSPEWENISRPEAAQQAFQGLGPGFSGYTPYGWLQLSWFQQIYARQYYMQYLAATAASGAFVPPPSAQEIPVVSAPAPAPIHNQFPAENQPANQNAAPQVVVNPGANQNLRMNAQGGPIVEEDDEINRDWLDWTYSAATFSVFLSILYFYSSLSRFLMVMGATVVMYLHHVGWFPFRPRLVQNFPNDGPPPDVVNQDPNNNLQEGTDPETEDPNHLPPDRDVLDGEQTSPSFMSTAWLVFKTFFASLLPEGPPAIAN
- the HERPUD1 gene encoding homocysteine-responsive endoplasmic reticulum-resident ubiquitin-like domain member 1 protein isoform X8 is translated as MVKNVLERPEDQRLIYSGKLLLDHQCLRDLLPKQEKRHVLHLVCNVKSPSKMPEVSAKVAESTEQPAGSNRGQYPEDSSSDGLRQREVLRNLSSPEWENISRPEAAQQAFQGLGPGFSGYTPYGWLQLSWFQQIYARQYYMQYLAATAASGAFVPPPSAQEIPVVSAPAPAPIHNQFPAENQPANQNAAPQVVVNPGANQNLRMNAQGGPIVEEDDEINRDWLDWTYSAATFSVFLSILYFYSSLSRFLMVMGATVVMYLHHVGWFPFRPRLVQNFPNDGPPPDVVNQDPNNNLQEGTDPETEDPNHLPPDRDVLDGEQTSPSFMSTAWLVFKTFFASLLPEGPPAIAN
- the HERPUD1 gene encoding homocysteine-responsive endoplasmic reticulum-resident ubiquitin-like domain member 1 protein isoform X6; this translates as MESETEPEPVTLLVKSPNQRHRDLELSGDRSWSVGHLKAHLSRVYPERPRPEDQRLIYSGKLLLDHQCLRDLLPKQEKRHVLHLVCNVKSPSKMPEVSAKVAESTEQPAGSNRGQYPEDSSSDGLRQREVLRNLSSPEWENISRPEAAQQAFQGLGPGFSGYTPYGWLQLSWFQQIYARQYYMQYILYFYSSLSRFLMVMGATVVMYLHHVGWFPFRPRLVQNFPNDGPPPDVVNQDPNNNLQEGTDPETEDPNHLPPDRDVLDGEQTSPSFMSTAWLVFKTFFASLLPEGPPAIAN
- the HERPUD1 gene encoding homocysteine-responsive endoplasmic reticulum-resident ubiquitin-like domain member 1 protein isoform X1, with translation MESETEPEPVTLLVKSPNQRHRDLELSGDRSWSVGHLKAHLSRVYPERPRPEDQRLIYSGKLLLDHQCLRDLLPKQEKRHVLHLVCNVKSPSKMPEVSAKVAESTEQPAGSNRGQYPEDSSSDGLRQREVLRNLSSPEWENISRPEAAQQAFQGLGPGFSGYTPYGWLQLSWFQQIYARQYYMQYLAATAASGAFVPPPSAQEIPVVSAPAPAPIHNQFPAENQPANQNAAPQVVVNPGANQNLRMNAQGGPIVEEDDEINRDWLDWTYSAATFSVFLSILYFYSSLSRFLMVMGATVVMYLHHVGWFPFRPRLVQNFPNDGPPPDVVNQDPNNNLQKAPQPSQTDGVCAVAAGGFDRNGLHHLTPARLPLLDMAMMSSLKTAWIMICFCDQAKAET
- the HERPUD1 gene encoding homocysteine-responsive endoplasmic reticulum-resident ubiquitin-like domain member 1 protein isoform X2 gives rise to the protein MESETEPEPVTLLVKSPNQRHRDLELSGDRSWSVGHLKAHLSRVYPERPRPEDQRLIYSGKLLLDHQCLRDLLPKQEKRHVLHLVCNVKSPSKMPEVSAKVAESTEQPAGSNRGQYPEDSSSDGLRQREVLRNLSSPEWENISRPEAAQQAFQGLGPGFSGYTPYGWLQLSWFQQIYARQYYMQYLAATAASGAFVPPPSAQEIPVVSAPAPAPIHNQFPAENQPANQNAAPQVVVNPGANQNLRMNAQGGPIVEEDDEINRDWLDWTYSAATFSVFLSILYFYSSLSRFLMVMGATVVMYLHHVGWFPFRPRLVQNFPNDGPPPDVVNQDPNNNLQEGTDPETEDPNHLPPDRDVLDGEQTSPSFMSTAWLVFKTFFASLLPEGPPAIAN
- the HERPUD1 gene encoding homocysteine-responsive endoplasmic reticulum-resident ubiquitin-like domain member 1 protein isoform X3, with the protein product MESETEPEPVTLLVKSPNQRHRDLELSGDRSWSVGHLKAHLSRVYPERPRPEDQRLIYSGKLLLDHQCLRDLLPKEKRHVLHLVCNVKSPSKMPEVSAKVAESTEQPAGSNRGQYPEDSSSDGLRQREVLRNLSSPEWENISRPEAAQQAFQGLGPGFSGYTPYGWLQLSWFQQIYARQYYMQYLAATAASGAFVPPPSAQEIPVVSAPAPAPIHNQFPAENQPANQNAAPQVVVNPGANQNLRMNAQGGPIVEEDDEINRDWLDWTYSAATFSVFLSILYFYSSLSRFLMVMGATVVMYLHHVGWFPFRPRLVQNFPNDGPPPDVVNQDPNNNLQEGTDPETEDPNHLPPDRDVLDGEQTSPSFMSTAWLVFKTFFASLLPEGPPAIAN
- the HERPUD1 gene encoding homocysteine-responsive endoplasmic reticulum-resident ubiquitin-like domain member 1 protein isoform X11; its protein translation is MPEVSAKVAESTEQPAGSNRGQYPEDSSSDGLRQREVLRNLSSPEWENISRPEAAQQAFQGLGPGFSGYTPYGWLQLSWFQQIYARQYYMQYLAATAASGAFVPPPSAQEIPVVSAPAPAPIHNQFPAENQPANQNAAPQVVVNPGANQNLRMNAQGGPIVEEDDEINRDWLDWTYSAATFSVFLSILYFYSSLSRFLMVMGATVVMYLHHVGWFPFRPRLVQNFPNDGPPPDVVNQDPNNNLQEGTDPETEDPNHLPPDRDVLDGEQTSPSFMSTAWLVFKTFFASLLPEGPPAIAN